The genomic interval ttatatatatatataaatttatttattttattttttctctaacAAACATTATTAAAATGTCCCACTCTTCAATGTTCGACAATCTTTCTTGTAAATGTAAGAAATGATGTTGAGATGGGGGTTGAAGAAACATGCAGTTGATTGAAATTTTAGTTGGCACAGTTCTTAATGAGAAATGAAAAATTTATTCAATATCTGTTAAGCTGGGAAAAGCAGAAAGgtcaattaaatattttctcaCATACATGCATAAAAGTTAAGTCGAAGAGAGAACTTCAATTTGGCTGGGCACATAATTACTTGCTTACAAGAAATTGTTCTCACTCTAGTTTGACTTTTACATGCTTTCATATATgttggtttttatttttatttcattgagGAGCATAAATTTGTCATTGTTGGATGATGAATCATATGTTGCTCATTCAGGACTAATAAATATGGGTTTAAGATAAAGGGATGAGAAACTGATAGAAATGGTAGAATAACTAGAGAGAAACAAGAGAAGTAACAATGGGAAAACTCAATAGTTTGTCCTAATTTATTTAATCAGCATAGTCTATTGTCTAACATCAAATGGATATGCAATCCTTACTCTATTATTAACTAATTTTCAGTATTATGACCAGATTAAAAGTCataacaatataataaaaatcacaaaaaaagttttgaatgatTAAGCTCAAGTCCTTTGTCATCTAAGATCTCATTCCGCACTGTGATGCCATTTTGTTTTTTGATATTAGAATGAATTTGAAGTGCTCATTAGTAAACTAATTTGAGAAATTATAGAAAAGCTCTTCGATATAAGAAGTGACAGCTATCTCTCTTGCCCCACTATCATTACTGGCTTTCTTCAATTCCTGTCCTGGTTTGAAATCTAAAACTGGATCTGCTCCTTTCCAGTTAAATAATTTTCTGCTGAATTTTAAATCTTACTTCATTTTTCGTTTCGCTGTTATTCTGGTCTacgtattttatttttctagaaAAAGAGACAAAGGTCACTTGTCTTAGACTGACCTCCTTTCATACTTTATTCGGGAGTATCACTTATGGTAAAACTGTGGTTACAAGCTAAGTTTTAGCTTTTGACCAAAAGCATAAATAagactaaaaattaataatacacAATTACAAAATTCTTATTGTAAAACAACTCCATTCTCCggtcaaatcttgaaaagatatcCCCTCAAACCCTCCCAGAGTTTAATCTTTCCCCATACATCTTCAGCCCCATTTCAACTCCTTAGAATGTACACCCATTTCTTTCCTACCAAACATCCCAAACTACAGCCATGATTGCTGCTGTCCGCAGTTGTGTGGTTCTCCGACCATCTTTGAGTTTGTACATAATCAGTTGGCTGCTTGTTTGGGGCATATACCACTGAATCCCAAATTCACACAGCAATCTAGCCAAAGGTATGTTACTAAAAGAACACTCCAGGAACAAGTGGGAAGAAGTTTCTCCATTGGTTGAATGGAGTGTATATTGTTTATTGTTCAGCAGTGTATATCATTTAATCTGTTCTGTCGTAGATTTAACTTCAGCTGCATaaattatagaaaatatttatgCATGTGGTTGAATTAATTATTGCGGTGTCATATTTTATGGACCATATATAGCAGTAATCTTAACTTGATGTTAGTAGAAGGTGGAAACCATATGATGGATAATTTCTGTTCATGTGGATCAGAAATTATTgtaattagttttcttattaGTATTATTCTGCCGATTCAGTAAAATATTGATCTGTTTTATAATAGTTTATGATGTAACACGGAGAGACACATTCACTGCTCTCGCCGAAATATGGGCCAAGGAAATAGAACTCTACTCAACAAATCAAGACTGCATCAAGATGCTTGTCGGGAACAAAGTTGATAAGGTATTTCTTGTGAGGATTGACAGAATCAAGCTTTGTTTATATTTCCCACTATTAAGACATACTTATTTGTTTTATCTGCTGTATGGaggaaatgatatttcagtgcaCATCATAACACCAGTACTCCTTTGTGCTTTCTCCATCCTAATTCTTCCTGTATGCATATGTAAATAGTGTTCTCGCATGTGAGTACAATGACCCAAATGTTTCCACTGACACTTGATTAAGGAAGAGTTACTGTATTGAGTTTGAACTGTGAAGATTATTGTCTTCATGATTAATATCTAATTTATGTAGTTATAATCTTAATATAAAGTTCTTATTATAAGAGATCATTATTTACTAAGGAAACCTTATGTTGATTGTATGACTTTCATTCACTATTTAAGACATTATTATCCTTTCTTTCCTTTTAGGAGGTGTTTTTTTTGGTAATATAATTCCTTTCATTAACATACCAATGATGTAGATGTGGCTATTAAAATATATCAGAATATCAATCGTAATGCAATTAAATAGTGATATTCTGATATATCTTAATAGTCACATCTACATCATTGGTACCTCCAATGTTTTAATATTCTGACTTGGTGAGAatgatatgattttttttagaattataagaTATTTTGATTATTGTATTTAATTTCTTTTGCGTTATTACTTTGCTTTGTTAGACATGTGTTAGTAAAAATGTTTTGACACTGGCTACATGACATCTTACTCCTGATTGATTCCAACATGAATAGAATAAACTATGTTGGGTTGATTGAAGACCAGCTTCTAGATGATTACAGTATTGTTAACCTGCCATGCATATGATTGATTACCTGGATCAATTTTTGTTTTCAGGAAAGTGACAGAGTTGTGACAAAAAAGGAGGGAATAAACTTTGCTAGGGAATGTGGGTGCCTATTTATCGAGTGCAGTGCCAAAACTCGAGTTAATGTACAGCAGTGCTTTGAAGAGCTTGTTTTGAAGGTATGACACGTTATTAACTCTATGTTTTATCATATTGCACTATGTGGCTCAATTAAGATATAATAACACGAACAGGCAAATGTGTGTAAACTCTGGCCTTGGCTGATCTTCCAAGGAAACTTCTATAGTGTTTAAGATCCTAAAGAACCGAAAAATGGTTAAATTGATGGCGACACAGATTGCCTTTGTGTACCTTTAGGGTAACACAAATGATAATAATTTAGTGATCTTAGGAAACTATGTAGTGAACTGAGTAACACTAACACAAATGATAATAATTTCATGATCTTAATCATGTCAGATTTTGGATACTCCTAGCCTCTTAGCTGAGGGTTCTAGAGGGGTCAGAAAGAATATTTTTAAAGAGAGCGTGCCCCAGTCTGATGCATCCACAAGCAGTTGTTGCTGATTCTGAAGTTCATCTTAAGTTTCTGGCCTTTTAGATCTATAACTAATGGTGTTGGTTCCATTCCAAATTATTTACAGTTTTTTCTTTACATTTTGTATGTGATATGAATTTGCAAGTTGCTTATTAAAAGCAGATTgcgtttctttttcttttcttcttccaaAATTAATTCTACATAGTATGTACAATAAAATAACAGTTCAGATAATTTCCGGGACTGGAAGAATAGCTGACAAATGAAAGTACATTTAAGATGATTTGGGATGTGTTCTTTCTGTACATAAAATGTATTGTTACATTGACCTTATGTATTCAAGCCTCTATGTTTCATTTCATTCTCCATTGCTGGCAAGCAAGAACATTAaaatgaagaaaagaaaaagaacaacGGTGCTATGCCTTTTGAGTATTTTGACATCAATTTTTATCTGCATCCATATGAATGCAATTAATCTCCATTGTTTTCTCGTGTAAAATTATTACTACCTCCCATACCCAATACTCTGTTGTCTAAGCATCTCAAAATTGGTCACAAAGAAGGTATAGTGGCCTGAATGTGTTTGTCTTTTAGGTATTGTTGCTCAATCATGGAGTAAAGAGGTTACCTCCTTTTAACTTGAATGTTTTGTGCATGGAGTAAGCTTGTCTTCACTCTAGTTCTGGATTTTTAACGCATCTGGTTAGGCTTTGAATGTGTACTGTAGGCCAAATATTTGattggaaaattttattttgtatgctTAAAAGAATCTCATATTAAAATTTAGATCCCaactaatttatataaaataatttttttatttataatttttttatttacatatttttcccattttatcattggttagttaaaaaaaatattaaactgatctctctccaaaaaaaaaaaaaaaaaaccatttacATTCACTTCAATAATAGGTAAGTGTTGttcaaaaaa from Cannabis sativa cultivar Pink pepper isolate KNU-18-1 chromosome 4, ASM2916894v1, whole genome shotgun sequence carries:
- the LOC115714224 gene encoding ras-related protein RABC1 yields the protein METSSNKTEFDYLFKLLMIGDSGVGKSSLLLSFTSDSFEDLSPTIGVDFKVKYVNIGGKKLKLAIWDTAGQERFRTLTSSYYRGAQGIIMVYDVTRRDTFTALAEIWAKEIELYSTNQDCIKMLVGNKVDKESDRVVTKKEGINFARECGCLFIECSAKTRVNVQQCFEELVLKILDTPSLLAEGSRGVRKNIFKESVPQSDASTSSCC